The genomic region CTCCGGGCATACGTCGAAGACGCGGGTGTGAAGACGGTCTGTATCGACGATGTTGAGATCGAGCCGAAAAGCGACCAGCTGGGTAAACTGAGCCCGGCCTCGATTGATCAGCTACATCCGGACCACGAGGACGTCTCAGCCGATTGGTTTGACCTACGGACTCAGGCGCTGCAGCTTCAGATTGCACACGAACAGGGCCAGCTTCTGAGCATCTCGAACTCGCTGGTCCGCCTCGAACCCTACCAGCTCGCCGCTGTCAACTGGGTGATGCAGAAATTACGTCAACGCGCGCTCATCGCCGACGACGTCGGCCTCGGGAAAACTATCGAGGCAGGCCTCATCCTCAAGGAACTCACTGCGCGCAACCGCGCTGACCGGGTCCTGTTCGTCGTTCCTGCCCACCTCCAGAAAAAGTGGATTCGGGACATGGACCGCTTCTTCGACCTCGACCTTACGCCTGCAGATCGTCAGTGGGTAGAGGGAGAAAAACGCCGACTCGGCGAGGAGGCGAACATATGGGATCAAGACCACCAGCAGATGGTCACCAGTCAGGCCTTCCTTCGTCAGGATGAGTTCCAGCCTGCGCTCGAAGAGGCGTTCTGGGATGTTGTAGTGGTTGACGAGGCACACAAGGCCGCCAAGCGCGGCGAGTCGCCGAGTAAGACGTCGAAGATGGTCGAACGAGTGGCTGGTAACTCTGACTCGCTCCTCCTGCTGAGCGCAACTCCGCATGACGGCAAGGGCGAAGCGTTCCGTTCGCTTGTCGAGTACATCGACCCGTTCCTCGTCGCCGAAGATCAAGACCTTTCGAAGGAGGCCGTCGACCGGGTGATGATCCGCCGGGGGAAACAGACGCTGTACGACGATGACGGGGAACGCATCTTCCCTGACCGCGAGGTCAATACGGTTCCCGTGGAGATGACCCACGATGAGCGGCAGTTCTATCGCGCTGTCACGGACTACGTCCAGAACGTCTACAACCGCTCCGAGAAACTGAACGAGCCAGCGGTCGGGTTCGCAATGGCGCTCATGCAAAAGCGGCTTGTCAGCAGTATCGGTGCCATACAGGCGACCCTGAGCCGTCGTTTGGGCGATCTCGTCGATGAGCAGTCTACTTCCACCAGTCTGTCAGAGGAAGCGTCCGCATACCTCGACGGGGAAGATCTCGAAGAATCGGATAAACAACGAGCCGAGGAGGAACTCTCCGCACTGACTGTCACTGAGAGCGATGCGCAACTCGAAGAAGAGATCGAAACGCTTCGGGATCTCGTCTCGCTGGCCAAGGGGATCTCGGTCGACTCCAAGGCCCAAAAGGTACGCCGCTACATCCAGCAGTTGTTCGAGGAGCAACCTGACGAGAAACTCCTACTGTTCACCGAGTACCGCGACACGTTGGACTACCTGCTCGACCTCGTAAAGGACGAAGCCTGGGCCGATGAAATTCTTGTCATACACGGTGACGTTGACAAAGACGAACGTGCGCGTATCGAGGACGAGTTTAATCACGGCCAGTCACGTCTACTCTTCGCGACCGATGCAGCAAGCGAGGGGATCGACCTCCAGCACAGCTGCCACATCATGGTGAACTACGAACTGCCGTGGAACCCGAACCGGCTCGAGCAGCGTATTGGTCGCCTCCACCGCTACGGGCAGGAGAAGGAGGTCAAGGTTTGGAACTTCACGTTCGAGGATACCCGCGAGGGCGAGATTTTCGAAATGCTCGAGAACAAGGTGGAAAACATCCGCGGTAAACTCGGCAACACGGCTGACGTCCTCGGGATGCTTGATGACATCAATGTCGACTCGATCATCATGGAGTCCATCCAGAACGAGGAACCTGCTAGTGCCACAAAGGAGGAACTCGAGGAACTGATAGACGAGCGCCAACGCACCCTGCAAGAGTGGTACGAACGCAGCCTCATTGACACGAGTACGTTCGACCAAGAAAGCCGGGAAAAGATCCAGGAGGTCATGGATGAGTCCGAGGACATCTATGGGACAGAGGCCGACATCCACGAATTCGTTGAACGTGGCGTCGAAGCGCTTGGTGGAGAGGTCGAGAAAGCAGGGAACAATCTCTACAGGGCCGAGCTACCTCGCTCCCTTCGGCAAGGAATTGACGAAGAGTACGGACCGTTCACGTTCAGTCGGGACTTCGCCATGGATCACGACGGCATTGATTACGTGTCGCCGGATGACGACTTGGTCCAGCGACTCAGACAGCAAGTAGTGAATAGTGAGCACGGCGATGTCGGACTGAAGCTCCTCCCGTTCGTGGATGAGCCAGGAATTACGTACAATTACCGCGTGAAATTCGAGGACGGTACTGGCGAGGTTATCCGCGAAGACATGATCCCCGTGTATGTCGATGCCCACCATCAGGATCCCCGCCAGCGATTGGGGCACCGCATCGTGCAGGGGGACAGTGTCAAGGGCTCACCCGATGCAGACCACGTACGCTCCTTGATTCAGAATCAAGATCAACTGCGGGCAGCGGCTGACCGCTACATCAGCCAGCAGGTAGGGTCCTTACGAGAAGAACTACACGAACGGCGCCGGGAGGAAACCCAGCAAGAGCTAGATGACCTCAAGGAATATGCTGAAGCCGAACGCCAACGTATCCAGCAATTCATCGAGGATTACGAGCGTAAGGCAGAGGCCGGATCGGACATGGACATCGCTATCCGGGGCCAACAGGAGCGCTTAAGCAAACTTGAACAACGTATTGTGGACCGACGGGAGGAATTACAGCGGAAGGCCCAGGTCATCTCCCTCGCTCCTGAAGTCGAAAATTTAGCTCTCGTTCTCCCAGTCTAACTTAGCAGAGATGGAGAGTTTTTGTTCCCCCATCCAAGGAGTCGGTTTCACGCGGGTGAGATTTTTCCGTTGATCATATGGATGATCTCTTGGCTCATGACGACTTCCTGGGCGAGTGAACCGCCCCAACAACCCGCTCGCAAACGCCCTCAATCGACGCCTCGACGCACCACACTTCGGCACATCTGGGGGAGTTGTTCATCGAATAGCTATAGTGGCCATTAGAAATAATTACCCACTTTAGGGAGGCTCAACTTGTTTAGCGTGGTGTCAATCGTGGCCGTAAGCTCATCAATCGACTCAAAGTACCGATTGCCCAACGCTGATTCTAACTGCCTCCAGCACTCCTCAACCGGATTTAGGTCAGGTCGATAGGCTGGTAATCGAACGAATTCAATACCGTCCCGATCTGCAAGTTCCGTAACTGTCGAGGCCCGAAAATAGGACGCACCGTCGAGAACGATGATCAAATCATCTTCAAATTCTTTGTATAACGCTAAAATGAAATGTTTTGCGTGATTGGCAGTAACGTACTCTGGAAATCGTGAGAAAAACGACCGCCCATCGTCGGTGACGGCACCGAGCAAACACGTCCAATCACGAAGTCCCGAAAGCTCCACACTGGGCCGCGAATTCCGTTCAAACCAGGCCTGTGTCGGATCGCCGTTTACCGATGTCTTTGTCTGATCGATGCAGACTACTGTGGCGTCCATCTCCCTGCGGTTTTTTTGAGGGTTTCGTCGAACTCCTCTCGGTCCTCGGGATCGGCTTTCGCGTTCTCTGGACGCGGTTTCTGGTAGCTGAGACCGGCTTCTTTCAACAATCGTCGACAGCTCGGGATCGAGTAATCGACGCCGTAAGTTTCCATGAGGTGGTGTCTGACGAGTTTCGTCGTCCAAGCCTGTTCGTCGTAGCCGGCTTCCTGGGGCGATTCGTGCACTGATTTTCGAAATTTATCAAGTTCTTGTTCTGATAATTTGCGATTCCTACCAGAACGATGATTATCAGTGACTGCCTCGTCGAGCGGTTCGTCTGTATCGAGTCGCATCAGCCAGTTATAGATCGTTCGCCGGCCGGTGTCGTGCCATTTGGCCAGCTCTGTTTGTGTGACTCCGTGTTTGTACGCTATT from Halanaeroarchaeum sulfurireducens harbors:
- a CDS encoding IS630 family transposase (programmed frameshift), whose product is MDHLNEITLDELHEALASVEGNQPTQRLLAAIAYKHGVTQTELAKWHDTGRRTIYNWLMRLDTDEPLDEAVTDNHRSGRNRKLSEQELDKFRKSVHESPQEAGYDEQAWTTKLVRHHLMETYGVDYSIPSCRRLLKEAGLSYQKPRPENAKADPEDREEFDETLKKNRREMDATVVCIDQTKTSVNGDPTQAWFERNSRPSVELSGLRDWTCLLGAVTDDGRSFFSRFPEYVTANHAKHFILALYKEFEDDLIIVLDGASYFRASTVTELADRDGIEFVRLPAYRPDLNPVEECWRQLESALGNRYFESIDELTATIDTTLNKLSLPKVGNYF
- a CDS encoding helicase-related protein, whose translation is MNDFESGDAILLNGTTAEVIKTYSVGDLDYLRAYVEDAGVKTVCIDDVEIEPKSDQLGKLSPASIDQLHPDHEDVSADWFDLRTQALQLQIAHEQGQLLSISNSLVRLEPYQLAAVNWVMQKLRQRALIADDVGLGKTIEAGLILKELTARNRADRVLFVVPAHLQKKWIRDMDRFFDLDLTPADRQWVEGEKRRLGEEANIWDQDHQQMVTSQAFLRQDEFQPALEEAFWDVVVVDEAHKAAKRGESPSKTSKMVERVAGNSDSLLLLSATPHDGKGEAFRSLVEYIDPFLVAEDQDLSKEAVDRVMIRRGKQTLYDDDGERIFPDREVNTVPVEMTHDERQFYRAVTDYVQNVYNRSEKLNEPAVGFAMALMQKRLVSSIGAIQATLSRRLGDLVDEQSTSTSLSEEASAYLDGEDLEESDKQRAEEELSALTVTESDAQLEEEIETLRDLVSLAKGISVDSKAQKVRRYIQQLFEEQPDEKLLLFTEYRDTLDYLLDLVKDEAWADEILVIHGDVDKDERARIEDEFNHGQSRLLFATDAASEGIDLQHSCHIMVNYELPWNPNRLEQRIGRLHRYGQEKEVKVWNFTFEDTREGEIFEMLENKVENIRGKLGNTADVLGMLDDINVDSIIMESIQNEEPASATKEELEELIDERQRTLQEWYERSLIDTSTFDQESREKIQEVMDESEDIYGTEADIHEFVERGVEALGGEVEKAGNNLYRAELPRSLRQGIDEEYGPFTFSRDFAMDHDGIDYVSPDDDLVQRLRQQVVNSEHGDVGLKLLPFVDEPGITYNYRVKFEDGTGEVIREDMIPVYVDAHHQDPRQRLGHRIVQGDSVKGSPDADHVRSLIQNQDQLRAAADRYISQQVGSLREELHERRREETQQELDDLKEYAEAERQRIQQFIEDYERKAEAGSDMDIAIRGQQERLSKLEQRIVDRREELQRKAQVISLAPEVENLALVLPV